From the genome of Mycobacterium dioxanotrophicus, one region includes:
- the aroC gene encoding chorismate synthase, with amino-acid sequence MLRWTTAGESHGRALVAMVEGMVAGVPVTSEDIGAQLKRRRLGYGRGARMKFEQDQVTMLAGVRHGLTLGGPIAIEIGNTEWPKWETVMAPDPVDEAELDVARNAPLTRPRPGHADYAGMLKYGFDDARPVLERASARETAARVAAGTIARAFLREALGVEVISHVISIGASAPYAGPPPQPQDLEAIDDSPVRAFDKDAEAAMIAEIEAAKKDGDTLGGIVEVVVTGLPIGLGSFTSGENRLDSQLAGAVMGIQAIKGVEIGDGFETARRRGSVAHDEMYPGPDGVLRSTNRAGGLEGGMTNGQALRVRAAMKPISTVPRALATVDMATGEEAVAIHQRSDVCAVPAAGVVVETMVALVLARAALEKFGGDSLAETRANIDAYLRAVSTRGASPDDAEREPAAQALG; translated from the coding sequence GTGTTGCGTTGGACCACAGCTGGTGAATCGCATGGCCGCGCCCTGGTGGCCATGGTCGAGGGCATGGTGGCCGGTGTTCCGGTCACCTCCGAGGACATCGGGGCGCAGCTCAAGCGCCGTCGTCTCGGCTACGGCCGCGGGGCCCGGATGAAGTTCGAGCAGGACCAGGTCACCATGCTGGCCGGGGTCCGGCACGGGTTGACCCTGGGCGGCCCGATCGCCATCGAGATCGGTAACACCGAGTGGCCCAAGTGGGAGACCGTGATGGCCCCCGACCCGGTCGACGAGGCCGAACTCGACGTGGCGCGCAACGCACCGCTGACCCGGCCGCGGCCCGGCCACGCCGATTACGCAGGCATGCTCAAGTACGGCTTCGACGATGCCCGCCCGGTGCTCGAACGCGCCAGCGCCCGCGAAACCGCCGCCCGGGTGGCCGCAGGCACCATCGCCCGCGCGTTCCTGCGGGAAGCGCTCGGCGTCGAGGTCATCTCACACGTCATCTCCATCGGCGCATCGGCACCGTATGCAGGCCCGCCGCCGCAGCCTCAGGACCTTGAGGCCATCGACGACAGCCCGGTGCGGGCGTTCGACAAGGACGCCGAGGCCGCCATGATCGCCGAGATCGAGGCCGCCAAGAAGGACGGCGACACCCTCGGCGGCATCGTCGAGGTGGTCGTCACCGGGCTGCCGATCGGGCTCGGCTCGTTCACCAGCGGGGAGAACCGGCTGGACAGTCAGTTGGCCGGCGCGGTCATGGGCATCCAGGCGATCAAGGGCGTCGAGATCGGCGACGGCTTCGAAACCGCGCGCCGCCGCGGCAGCGTCGCACACGACGAGATGTACCCGGGCCCGGACGGCGTGCTGCGGTCGACCAACCGCGCCGGCGGCCTGGAAGGCGGCATGACCAACGGTCAGGCGCTGCGGGTGCGCGCCGCGATGAAACCCATCTCGACGGTTCCGCGGGCCCTGGCCACCGTCGACATGGCCACCGGCGAGGAGGCCGTCGCGATCCATCAACGCTCCGACGTGTGCGCGGTGCCGGCCGCCGGTGTGGTCGTGGAGACCATGGTGGCGCTGGTGCTGGCCCGTGCCGCACTGGAGAAGTTCGGCGGGGATTCGCTTGCGGAGACCCGCGCCAACATCGACGCCTACCTGCGTGCGGTGAGCACGCGAGGAGCAAGTCCGGACGACGCTGAGCGCGAACCGGCGGCGCAGGCCCTGGGCTGA
- a CDS encoding B-4DMT family transporter → MSKWLLRGVVFATAMVIVRLLQGVLINASPQNAMWFSITLVAVFTIAVFIWGYVDGGADARRNPDPDRRADLAMTWLLAGLFAGVVSGAVSWIIGLFYKSIYVEALLNELTTFAAFTALLMFLAAVAGVTLGRWLVDRKAPPVTRHDHVGDERADTDVFAAVNAGTPSEDTEKTGPVEIPDQHNK, encoded by the coding sequence ATGAGTAAGTGGTTACTGCGCGGAGTGGTGTTCGCAACGGCGATGGTGATCGTGCGCTTGCTGCAGGGTGTACTGATCAACGCGTCGCCTCAGAACGCCATGTGGTTCAGTATCACGCTGGTTGCGGTGTTCACCATCGCCGTGTTCATCTGGGGCTATGTCGACGGCGGAGCGGACGCCCGGCGCAATCCCGACCCGGACCGTCGCGCCGATCTGGCGATGACCTGGCTGCTGGCCGGGCTGTTCGCGGGCGTTGTCAGCGGTGCGGTGTCGTGGATCATCGGCTTGTTCTACAAGAGCATCTACGTCGAGGCGCTGCTCAACGAGCTCACCACGTTCGCCGCGTTCACCGCGCTGCTGATGTTCCTCGCCGCGGTCGCCGGGGTGACGCTGGGCCGCTGGCTGGTCGACCGTAAGGCGCCGCCGGTCACCAGGCACGACCACGTCGGGGACGAGCGGGCCGACACCGATGTGTTCGCCGCGGTCAATGCCGGAACCCCGTCGGAGGACACCGAGAAGACCGGCCCGGTCGAGATTCCCGACCAGCACAACAAGTAA
- the aroB gene encoding 3-dehydroquinate synthase: protein MTEPVTVDVLTDPPYPVIIGTGLLGDLARTLEGRHKVAILHQPTLTETAEAIRSHLADKGIDAHRIEIPDAEGGKELPVVGFIWEVLGRIGIGRKDAVVSLGGGAATDVAGFAAATWLRGVDIVHVPTTLLGMVDAAVGGKTGINTDAGKNLVGSFHQPAAVLVDLATLETLPRNEIVAGMAEIVKAGFIADPVILDLIEADPQAALDPTGTVLPELIRRAIAVKAEVVAADEKESQLREILNYGHTLAHAIERRERYKWRHGAAVSVGLVFAAELGRLAGRLDDKTADRHRAVLTALGLPVSYDGDALPELLEYMAGDKKNRSGVLRFVVLDGLGKPGRLEGPDPSLLAAAYAEVARDPKS from the coding sequence ATGACTGAGCCTGTGACCGTCGACGTTCTGACCGACCCGCCCTACCCGGTGATCATCGGCACCGGGTTGCTCGGTGACCTGGCCCGCACCTTGGAAGGGCGGCACAAGGTCGCCATTCTGCACCAGCCGACGCTCACCGAGACCGCTGAAGCCATTCGAAGTCACCTCGCGGACAAGGGAATCGACGCGCACCGCATCGAAATCCCGGACGCCGAAGGTGGCAAGGAACTGCCGGTCGTCGGATTCATCTGGGAAGTGTTGGGCCGCATCGGAATAGGCCGCAAGGACGCCGTCGTCAGCCTCGGCGGGGGAGCCGCCACCGACGTCGCGGGCTTCGCTGCGGCCACCTGGTTGCGGGGTGTGGACATCGTGCACGTCCCCACCACCCTGCTCGGCATGGTCGACGCCGCGGTCGGCGGCAAGACCGGTATCAACACCGATGCCGGCAAGAACCTGGTTGGGTCGTTCCATCAGCCAGCCGCCGTGCTCGTCGACCTGGCGACACTGGAAACGTTGCCCCGCAACGAGATCGTGGCCGGAATGGCCGAGATCGTGAAGGCCGGATTCATCGCCGACCCGGTGATCCTCGACTTGATCGAGGCCGATCCGCAGGCCGCCCTGGACCCGACCGGTACGGTGCTGCCGGAATTGATCCGGCGCGCCATCGCGGTCAAGGCCGAGGTGGTCGCGGCCGATGAGAAGGAATCGCAGCTGCGCGAGATCCTCAACTACGGCCACACGCTTGCGCACGCCATCGAACGGCGTGAGCGGTACAAGTGGCGCCACGGCGCGGCGGTGTCGGTCGGCCTGGTGTTCGCGGCCGAACTCGGCCGGCTGGCGGGCCGGCTCGACGACAAGACCGCCGACCGGCACCGTGCGGTGCTGACGGCGCTCGGACTGCCGGTCAGCTACGACGGCGACGCGCTGCCGGAGCTGCTGGAGTACATGGCGGGCGACAAGAAGAACCGGTCGGGTGTGTTGCGGTTCGTCGTCCTCGACGGGCTGGGCAAACCAGGCCGGCTGGAAGGGCCCGATCCGTCACTGCTGGCGGCGGCGTACGCAGAAGTGGCGCGGGACCCCAAGAGCTGA
- a CDS encoding ABC transporter substrate-binding protein: protein MKTALIALAVGVTLASAGCSLDSATKSANTVDVVVGYQSKTINTVTAGTLLRAQGYLERRLADITTRTGTKYNVTWQDYDTGAPITAQMVAEKIDIGSMGDYPMLINGSKTQANERAKTEIVSVTGYNPKGGLNMVVVAPNSPAQTLADLAGKKVSASVGSAGHGMLVQALGKDGIDPNTGVEVLNQQPQVGASSLESGQVQALSQFVAWPGLLVQQGKARLLYDGAELNYPTLHGVVVRRAYAAEHPEVLDAFLQAQLDATDFLNTKPLEAAKIVADGSGLPQEVVYLYNGPGGTSFDTTLKPSLVEALKGDVPYLKSIGNFADLDVTGFVQDAPLRAAYAARGEDYDAALKSTANPSVLGGTDELCQAPVDNPATASELWLDGAESTTAAASPTCLLKAIRDAQARGAKVRAAYVPDAELGTRWFADKAVWIRDGANYLPFGTAAGAQRYAHAHPGSTVVDYQQALAGAV, encoded by the coding sequence GTGAAAACAGCCCTGATCGCCCTTGCCGTCGGCGTCACGCTCGCCTCGGCCGGTTGCTCGCTGGATTCGGCAACGAAGTCGGCCAACACCGTCGACGTCGTCGTCGGCTACCAATCGAAGACCATCAACACCGTCACGGCCGGAACACTGCTGCGCGCCCAGGGGTACCTGGAACGGCGACTGGCCGACATCACCACCCGCACCGGCACCAAGTACAACGTGACCTGGCAGGACTACGACACCGGCGCTCCCATCACGGCGCAGATGGTGGCCGAGAAGATCGACATCGGCTCGATGGGTGACTACCCGATGCTGATCAACGGCTCGAAGACCCAGGCCAACGAGCGCGCCAAGACCGAGATCGTCTCGGTCACCGGGTACAACCCCAAGGGCGGGCTGAACATGGTTGTGGTGGCGCCGAATTCACCGGCACAGACACTGGCCGACCTGGCAGGCAAGAAGGTGTCGGCCAGCGTCGGGTCGGCTGGGCACGGCATGCTGGTGCAGGCACTCGGCAAGGACGGCATCGATCCCAACACCGGGGTCGAAGTGCTCAACCAGCAACCGCAGGTCGGCGCGTCCTCCCTGGAATCCGGTCAGGTCCAAGCGCTTTCGCAGTTCGTCGCCTGGCCCGGTCTACTGGTGCAGCAGGGCAAGGCGCGATTGCTCTATGACGGGGCCGAGTTGAACTACCCGACCCTGCACGGCGTGGTGGTGCGACGCGCGTACGCGGCCGAGCATCCGGAGGTGCTCGACGCGTTCCTGCAGGCACAGCTCGACGCGACCGACTTCCTCAACACCAAACCGCTGGAGGCGGCGAAGATCGTCGCCGACGGCAGCGGATTGCCCCAGGAGGTGGTGTACCTCTACAACGGGCCCGGCGGAACATCGTTCGACACCACACTCAAACCGTCCCTGGTGGAAGCACTCAAAGGTGATGTGCCGTACCTGAAATCGATCGGCAACTTCGCCGATCTCGACGTCACCGGGTTCGTACAGGACGCTCCGCTGCGCGCCGCGTACGCCGCCCGGGGCGAGGATTACGACGCGGCACTGAAGTCGACAGCGAATCCCTCGGTGCTCGGTGGCACCGACGAGCTATGCCAGGCGCCCGTCGACAACCCGGCGACGGCCAGTGAGCTGTGGCTGGACGGCGCGGAGAGCACCACGGCGGCGGCCAGCCCGACCTGCCTGCTCAAGGCCATCCGCGACGCCCAGGCCCGCGGCGCCAAGGTTCGCGCCGCCTATGTCCCCGACGCCGAACTGGGTACCCGGTGGTTCGCCGACAAGGCGGTCTGGATCCGTGACGGCGCCAACTACCTGCCGTTCGGAACCGCGGCGGGCGCACAACGTTACGCCCACGCACACCCGGGCAGCACCGTCGTCGACTACCAGCAGGCCCTGGCAGGTGCGGTATGA
- a CDS encoding 4Fe-4S dicluster domain-containing protein — protein MTLVNQRADVPVTIDESLCIEGCTLCVDVCPLDALAINPANGKAYMHVDECWYCGPCAARCPTGAVNINMPYLIR, from the coding sequence ATGACTCTGGTCAATCAGCGCGCCGATGTCCCGGTGACGATCGACGAGTCGCTGTGTATCGAGGGCTGCACGTTGTGCGTCGATGTCTGTCCTCTCGACGCACTGGCGATCAACCCCGCCAACGGCAAGGCCTACATGCACGTCGACGAGTGCTGGTACTGCGGGCCGTGCGCCGCGCGCTGTCCCACCGGCGCCGTGAACATCAACATGCCCTACCTGATCCGTTAG
- the efp gene encoding elongation factor P — protein sequence MASTADFKNGLVLQIDGQLWQIVEFQHVKPGKGPAFVRTKLKNVVSGKVVDKTYNAGVKVETATVDRRDATYLYRDGNDFVFMDSEDFEQHPLPEALVGRNADFLLESMPVQIAFHESAPLYLELPVSVELEVSHTEPGLQGDRSSAGTKPATMETGAEIQVPLFINTGDKLKVDTRDGSYLGRVNG from the coding sequence ATGGCATCGACTGCCGACTTCAAGAATGGGCTCGTCCTGCAGATCGACGGCCAGCTGTGGCAGATCGTCGAATTCCAGCACGTCAAACCGGGTAAGGGCCCGGCCTTCGTGCGGACGAAGCTGAAGAACGTGGTGTCCGGCAAGGTGGTCGACAAGACCTACAACGCCGGCGTGAAGGTGGAGACCGCCACCGTCGACCGTCGCGACGCCACCTACCTGTACCGCGATGGCAACGACTTCGTGTTCATGGATTCCGAGGATTTCGAGCAGCACCCGCTGCCCGAGGCCCTGGTCGGCCGCAATGCGGACTTCCTGCTGGAGAGCATGCCCGTGCAGATCGCGTTCCACGAGAGCGCCCCGCTGTACCTGGAGCTTCCCGTCTCGGTTGAGCTCGAGGTGAGCCACACCGAGCCCGGTCTGCAGGGAGACCGCTCCAGCGCAGGCACCAAGCCCGCCACCATGGAGACCGGCGCCGAGATCCAGGTGCCGCTGTTCATCAACACCGGCGACAAGCTCAAGGTCGACACCCGCGACGGCAGCTACCTGGGCCGGGTGAATGGCTGA
- the nusB gene encoding transcription antitermination factor NusB, with translation MADRRGDRGRHQARKRAVDVLFEAEARGLTPEAVADGRIALAEDDPEVAALNPYTVTVARGVTEHAAHIDDLISAHLQGWTLERLPAVDRSILRVAVWELLHAEDVPEPVAVDEAVELAKELSTDESPGFVNGVLGQVMLVTPQIRAAAQAVRGAGTQDS, from the coding sequence ATGGCTGATCGTCGTGGTGACCGCGGCCGCCACCAGGCCCGCAAGCGCGCCGTGGACGTGCTGTTCGAGGCGGAGGCGCGTGGTCTGACACCCGAGGCCGTGGCCGACGGCCGCATAGCGCTGGCCGAGGACGACCCCGAGGTGGCTGCGCTCAACCCCTACACGGTGACCGTGGCGCGCGGCGTGACAGAACACGCCGCGCACATCGACGATCTGATCTCTGCGCACCTGCAGGGCTGGACGCTCGAACGGTTGCCCGCCGTGGACCGTTCGATCCTGCGGGTGGCGGTGTGGGAGCTGCTGCACGCCGAGGACGTGCCCGAACCGGTCGCCGTCGACGAGGCCGTGGAGCTGGCCAAGGAGCTCTCCACCGATGAGTCGCCCGGCTTCGTCAACGGTGTGCTCGGCCAGGTGATGTTGGTGACCCCGCAGATCCGGGCGGCTGCACAGGCTGTCCGAGGGGCCGGCACTCAGGACAGTTAG
- a CDS encoding RNA polymerase sigma factor, translating to MSDAVSDQLAHVVREHAGRLAASLIHVTGDFATAEDLVQDAVLAALRHWPAEGIPSRPDAWLFIVARRRALDMLRREQTYLTKLAQLQWPVQPEPDERLQLIFTCCHPALPRQAQIALTLRVVCGLTTAQTARAFLVHEATMAQRITRAKQKITQAAIPYRVPADDELGPRLSEVLAVIYLLFNEGYLSTAERAQAHDLVDDAEWLASLLDQLMPTEPEVAGLLALIRLHRARAAARFDADGNLVQLQYQDRSLWDSEAIEQAVRVLTRAAGQRRPGPYQLQAAIVACHAEAGRWEDTDWEQIVLLYDMLLHLESSPVTRLHRTIALRYRSGPEAAMVELDLLASDLDHYHLYHATRADLLRDLGDTDAACSADRRALELTDNPAEQAVLQARIACAQRKESAR from the coding sequence GTGAGCGACGCGGTCAGTGACCAGTTGGCCCACGTGGTGCGCGAGCACGCAGGCCGGCTGGCCGCGTCGCTGATCCACGTCACCGGCGATTTCGCCACCGCCGAAGATCTGGTTCAGGACGCCGTGCTGGCCGCGCTGCGGCACTGGCCCGCCGAAGGGATCCCATCGCGGCCGGACGCCTGGCTGTTCATCGTTGCCCGCCGCCGCGCCCTCGACATGCTGCGGCGCGAACAGACCTACCTGACCAAACTCGCGCAACTGCAGTGGCCCGTGCAGCCCGAGCCCGACGAGCGGCTGCAGCTGATCTTCACGTGCTGCCACCCGGCGCTGCCGCGGCAGGCGCAGATCGCGCTGACGCTGCGGGTGGTGTGCGGGCTGACGACGGCGCAGACAGCCCGGGCGTTTCTGGTGCACGAGGCGACGATGGCGCAGCGGATCACCCGCGCCAAGCAGAAGATCACGCAGGCCGCGATCCCCTACCGGGTTCCTGCCGACGACGAGCTGGGCCCGCGGCTGTCCGAGGTGCTCGCCGTGATCTACCTGCTGTTCAACGAGGGCTACCTGTCGACGGCCGAGCGGGCACAGGCCCATGATCTGGTCGACGACGCCGAGTGGTTGGCGTCGCTGCTGGACCAGTTGATGCCGACCGAGCCGGAGGTCGCCGGCCTGCTCGCGTTGATCCGCCTGCATCGCGCGCGGGCCGCGGCTCGCTTCGACGCAGATGGCAACCTTGTCCAGCTGCAATATCAGGACCGGTCGCTCTGGGACTCGGAGGCCATCGAGCAGGCCGTCCGGGTGTTGACCCGCGCGGCCGGGCAGCGACGCCCCGGCCCGTACCAGCTGCAGGCCGCCATCGTCGCCTGCCATGCCGAGGCCGGACGCTGGGAGGACACCGACTGGGAGCAGATCGTCCTGCTGTACGACATGCTGCTGCATCTCGAATCGTCTCCGGTCACCCGGCTGCACCGCACGATCGCGCTGCGGTACCGCTCGGGGCCCGAAGCGGCGATGGTCGAATTGGACCTGCTGGCAAGCGATCTCGATCACTATCACCTCTATCACGCCACGCGCGCCGATCTGCTGCGCGATCTCGGCGACACCGACGCCGCCTGCAGCGCCGATCGCCGCGCGCTGGAACTCACCGACAATCCCGCCGAACAGGCAGTACTGCAAGCGCGCATCGCCTGTGCCCAGCGAAAGGAATCTGCACGATGA
- a CDS encoding GntR family transcriptional regulator, with protein sequence MSQPEAHPGPVPIRRPRADQARQVADVLRHQIYDGAYADGLPTEAELAGEFFVSRNTVREALSVLKNEGLIDRGTKVGTHVAVRKYDHGLDALVGLKETFKDYGDVRNEVRAVLHLAAPPAVARKLALEPGAQVVYIERLRYLGELPVSLDLTYLVPDIGEQVIGYPLETNDVFSLIEQVSGQRLGGATFALEAVSADPHSAATLQVPAGSALLMAERLTGLDDGRPVDLEYIRMRGDRITMRGNLVRSDT encoded by the coding sequence GTGTCGCAGCCCGAAGCTCATCCCGGTCCGGTGCCGATCCGCCGTCCCCGCGCCGACCAGGCCCGTCAGGTGGCCGACGTGCTGCGCCATCAGATCTACGACGGGGCCTACGCGGACGGCCTGCCCACGGAGGCAGAACTGGCCGGCGAGTTCTTCGTCTCCCGCAACACCGTGCGCGAAGCCCTCTCTGTGCTCAAGAACGAGGGTTTGATCGACCGCGGCACCAAGGTCGGCACGCATGTGGCGGTCCGCAAGTACGACCACGGCCTCGACGCGCTCGTCGGACTCAAAGAGACGTTCAAGGACTACGGCGACGTCCGCAACGAGGTCCGGGCGGTACTGCACCTGGCAGCCCCGCCCGCCGTCGCGCGCAAGTTGGCTTTGGAGCCCGGCGCGCAAGTGGTCTACATCGAACGGCTGCGGTATCTCGGTGAGCTCCCCGTGTCGCTGGACCTGACGTATCTGGTCCCCGACATCGGGGAGCAGGTGATCGGCTATCCGCTGGAGACCAACGACGTGTTCTCGCTCATCGAGCAGGTCAGTGGGCAGCGACTGGGCGGGGCAACCTTTGCGCTGGAAGCGGTTTCGGCCGACCCGCACTCGGCGGCCACCCTGCAGGTACCTGCCGGGTCGGCGCTGCTGATGGCCGAGCGGCTCACCGGCCTCGACGACGGCAGACCCGTCGACCTCGAATACATCCGGATGCGCGGTGACCGAATCACCATGCGCGGCAATCTTGTTAGGAGCGATACATGA
- a CDS encoding M24 family metallopeptidase — MTISQRRERLRRRLEAADLPAMLVTDLVNVHYLSGFTGSNAALLVRVDDETPVLATDGRYRTQAAAQCPDAEVIIERACAPCLGRRAGADGVRRLGFESHVVTVDAYTALSKAAGDGVELVRAPGVVEALREIKDAGEIAILRLACEAADAALTDLVARGGLRPGRTERQVRNELEALMLEHGADGPSFETIVATGANSAIPHHRPTDAVLAAGDFVKIDFGALVAGYHSDTTRTFVLGQAAQWQRDIYELVATAQQAGCEALAPGMSLSAVDAASRQVIADAGYAENFGHGLGHGVGLQIHEAPGINATAAGTLLAGAAVTVEPGVYLPDRGGVRIEDTLVVGETAPELLSRFPKELAIL; from the coding sequence GTGACTATTTCCCAGCGCAGGGAGCGGCTGCGGCGTCGGCTGGAAGCGGCCGATCTACCCGCCATGCTGGTAACAGACCTGGTCAATGTGCATTATCTGTCCGGGTTCACCGGGTCCAATGCGGCGCTGCTGGTGCGCGTCGACGACGAAACGCCGGTGCTTGCCACCGATGGTCGCTACCGCACGCAAGCCGCTGCGCAGTGCCCGGATGCCGAGGTGATCATCGAACGGGCGTGTGCGCCGTGCCTGGGCCGGCGGGCGGGCGCCGACGGGGTGCGCCGGCTGGGCTTCGAGAGCCACGTGGTGACCGTCGACGCGTACACCGCGCTGAGCAAGGCCGCCGGCGACGGCGTCGAGCTGGTTCGGGCGCCCGGCGTGGTCGAGGCGCTGCGGGAGATCAAAGATGCCGGTGAGATCGCCATCCTGCGGCTGGCGTGCGAAGCGGCCGACGCGGCGCTGACCGATCTGGTGGCCCGGGGCGGGCTTCGGCCCGGTCGCACCGAGCGTCAGGTCCGCAACGAACTGGAGGCGCTGATGCTCGAGCACGGCGCCGACGGCCCGTCCTTCGAGACGATCGTCGCAACCGGGGCCAACTCGGCGATACCGCATCACCGGCCGACCGACGCCGTGCTGGCCGCGGGCGACTTCGTCAAGATCGACTTCGGTGCGCTGGTCGCCGGCTACCACTCCGACACCACCCGGACCTTTGTGCTGGGTCAGGCCGCACAGTGGCAGCGCGACATCTACGAGCTGGTGGCGACGGCCCAGCAGGCCGGTTGTGAAGCGCTGGCGCCGGGGATGTCACTCAGTGCCGTCGACGCGGCGTCGCGGCAGGTGATCGCCGACGCCGGGTATGCCGAGAACTTCGGCCACGGCCTCGGGCACGGCGTCGGATTGCAGATCCACGAAGCGCCGGGAATCAACGCCACAGCCGCCGGTACACTGCTTGCTGGCGCTGCGGTGACCGTTGAGCCAGGTGTCTACTTGCCCGATCGCGGCGGTGTCCGTATCGAGGACACCCTGGTCGTCGGAGAAACGGCACCCGAACTGCTTAGCCGGTTCCCCAAAGAACTGGCCATCCTGTGA
- a CDS encoding prepilin peptidase: MAAGVTVVWLVTLCGYDVRQRRLPNWLTLPGGVVIVLAATLFGHGVEALMGAGALAGVYLLVYLGAPTALGGGDVKLAVGVGALTGIFGPDVWVLAALGAPLLTAVLAAGAAMRGIPTVPHGPSMCVASAAAIGLVVL, translated from the coding sequence TTGGCTGCCGGGGTGACGGTCGTCTGGCTGGTGACGCTGTGTGGGTACGACGTCAGGCAGCGTCGGCTTCCGAACTGGTTGACCCTGCCCGGCGGTGTGGTAATCGTCCTTGCTGCAACGCTTTTCGGTCATGGCGTCGAGGCGCTCATGGGTGCCGGCGCGTTGGCCGGGGTCTACCTGCTGGTGTACCTGGGCGCCCCGACCGCGCTCGGTGGCGGTGACGTCAAACTCGCCGTCGGTGTCGGTGCCCTGACCGGAATCTTCGGGCCCGACGTGTGGGTGCTGGCGGCGTTGGGTGCACCGCTGCTCACCGCGGTGCTGGCTGCCGGCGCCGCGATGCGCGGCATACCGACTGTGCCGCACGGCCCGTCGATGTGTGTGGCCAGTGCCGCGGCCATCGGGTTGGTGGTGCTGTAG
- a CDS encoding YciI family protein: MKYVLMFVETEQFTRDMAALSDAERQRAYERVNEWFAGNADKLRGGSKLKAAETATTVRLDRGEPVVIDGPFVEGKEVVSGYVEIEVADLDEALQAAKTWPGCPVVEVRPIDFEPM; the protein is encoded by the coding sequence ATGAAATACGTACTGATGTTCGTCGAAACCGAGCAGTTCACCCGCGATATGGCGGCGCTGAGCGACGCCGAGCGCCAACGTGCCTACGAGCGGGTCAACGAATGGTTCGCCGGCAACGCCGACAAGTTGCGCGGGGGCAGCAAGCTCAAGGCCGCCGAGACCGCGACGACGGTGCGCCTCGACCGCGGTGAGCCGGTCGTCATCGACGGCCCGTTCGTCGAGGGCAAAGAGGTCGTGAGCGGTTACGTCGAGATCGAGGTCGCAGATCTGGACGAGGCGCTGCAAGCCGCCAAGACGTGGCCGGGCTGTCCGGTGGTGGAGGTCCGCCCCATCGATTTCGAGCCGATGTGA
- a CDS encoding carboxymuconolactone decarboxylase family protein yields the protein MTDITRLRGELIARILGSTGTAPKVLRQNAFDNSGLDEPARTLVDKIARRSDGVTDDDIAAARSTGLSEDQIFEIVVCAAVGQADRQYTGALDALARVTGADRR from the coding sequence ATGACCGACATCACCCGGCTACGTGGCGAGCTGATCGCCCGCATCCTCGGCAGCACGGGCACTGCACCAAAAGTTCTGCGGCAGAACGCATTCGACAACAGCGGCCTCGACGAGCCGGCACGGACCCTGGTCGACAAGATCGCTCGCCGCTCGGACGGGGTCACTGACGACGACATCGCTGCAGCCCGGTCGACGGGCCTGAGCGAGGACCAGATCTTCGAGATCGTCGTGTGCGCCGCGGTCGGCCAAGCCGACCGACAGTACACCGGCGCGCTTGACGCGCTGGCCCGGGTGACCGGAGCTGATCGGCGATGA
- a CDS encoding carboxymuconolactone decarboxylase family protein, with translation MRLDILDSGHGLGTKALLGMIRVVSRQPVVDAVKLALYRKDFYGAGALTHEAMRGPSEWSVGERELMAAYIAHADASPFCVAAHTATSGQWYGDPDKVTAVLADLDTAPIDEPLRATLRLLGKLSQADAVDEDAIRDVLSAGVSPAQIKDALAVGFAFNITARLANAFDFDLATPAAMEAGAKHLLKRGYR, from the coding sequence ATGAGGCTCGACATCTTGGACAGCGGGCATGGATTGGGAACCAAGGCCCTGCTGGGCATGATCCGCGTCGTCTCACGCCAACCGGTGGTCGACGCCGTCAAGTTGGCGTTGTACCGCAAGGACTTCTACGGTGCAGGCGCTCTCACCCACGAGGCCATGCGCGGACCATCGGAGTGGTCGGTCGGCGAGCGTGAACTCATGGCGGCCTACATCGCCCACGCCGATGCGTCGCCGTTCTGCGTCGCCGCGCACACCGCCACGTCGGGCCAGTGGTACGGCGATCCGGACAAGGTCACCGCCGTCCTCGCCGATCTCGACACCGCACCGATCGATGAGCCACTGCGTGCGACGCTTCGCCTGCTGGGCAAGCTGTCCCAGGCGGATGCCGTCGACGAGGACGCCATCCGCGACGTGCTGTCAGCGGGTGTCTCTCCCGCTCAGATCAAAGACGCCCTCGCCGTGGGCTTCGCGTTCAACATCACCGCGCGGCTGGCCAATGCATTCGATTTCGACCTGGCCACACCCGCTGCGATGGAGGCCGGCGCCAAGCACCTGCTCAAGCGCGGCTATCGCTGA